The DNA segment AACAAGCGTTGTTCTTAAAGCATGGACCTTACCAAGGAATTAAATTTATTTTACGCATGAAAAGACTAAGACAAGAGGAATTCTTTGTCTTCTAACAAATTCTTCTTCATTACTAAAGTGTTCCCGTTTTGGTTTTCCTTCTCTTAAATCAACGATTGAAAAGCCAGACTTACTAAGGGTTTGAAAGTATTGCTCGATAGTTCGATGATACTTTACCACTATTTGTTCAATCCACGGCTCTTTTCTTTCTCCTTCGAGAAAATAGTCATCCACAACCCAATTTCCTCGTTTTTCCCCTGCTTGCTTACTTATAAATGAAGAGGTTGTGAGTGGATGTTGTACACTAAATACAAACTTTCCATCTTCTTTTAAGGTTTTATAAACGTCACGAAACAGTGAATAAATATCAGAAACATAGTGAATGGCAAAGCGAGATGTAACTAAGTCGAATTTGTTTGATGGATAAGGAAAGGATTCCATTGAATGATGGTGGATTGTTCCGTTTTCTCCAGATAAGTGGAGATTTGCTGATTTTACCATTTGTTCAGAACCTTCAACCCCAGTATAATCACTTGCGCCTTGACGTAATAGGTCTTTACCGAAAGCTGCATCACCACAACCAAGGTCTAAAATGCTTTGGTGTTGGACATCCCCAATTAATTCATAGATTAGAGGACCTTCTATCGCATTGTTAGGACTATCTTGCCTAGCCCTTCTTTTCATATAATTAGAAAAAAAGTCAGTTTCATCGTACACGCTTGCTCCTCTAAATTCCAAAAAAATCATTCCCCTTTCGATTATTAGCTCCTGTTTGTCATCATCATCATTCATTGTGTAGCTTTATCTTTCAATCATCCTTAGCTGGACTATTCTGTTCTTTAACTAGTGAGATAATGAGATTTAAACCAAACCCAATGACTAAAAATAAATTTAATAAATACCAATGAATCTCGTTAAAAATATAAATAGATAGAAGGAATAGTGTCACTGAGGTAATTACTAGATATAGTAATATGCTCCCCTTCATTTTTCTCCACTCCTCTTAGAACATATTATCCATTGGAAAGTATACCACTTTTTTCAAGAGGAATGGAATAAAATCCGGAGAGGTGCTGTAAAAAATGGTAGAAAAACATAGCAAAACAGCATTTGTTAAAATAATTCTTAAGGCTAAATAAAATGTTGAAAAACTAAAGGTAAAAACTATTTAATCAATGCTCCTCTTGTGACTCTATGGAAAACCTTTTCTTTTATCGAATATAGTTATTTGAATGACGGTGTATTCTAAAGAACTTAAAAAGAAAAGTAAAGCCAGGTTTAAATAATAATTTTGATGTGGAAGTGTTATGCATGGTCGAAAGCAGCACCCAGAATATCTAGAGTTTTAGACTTCGCGGTACTTCTATTACTAACTCTAGAGAATACAGTAAAAGGAACGTACTATTTTCCTATAATATAATTAATTGACTTATGGTAGAATGTAGCATAGATTGATATAATTAGAAGTATTGCAAAGGGAGGGCAGTTTATATTACGAAAAAAGCCGTAAATCAGTAGGTACAATTTACATTATCATTATAATTTAAAATCGAAATAAAAAAATTTTAACAATAAGAACATTACTATTACATTGTTGCGAAAGAATAGTGATTGTAGCAGTGTTAATTAATATTAAATTGTAAATGGACAAAATAATGTTTGTCCTCTGTTTATTAAAAATAGAGATAGAGTGTTGGTTGGTATTTTCATCTGTAAAATTTATTTAGATTAGCTAGCTAACGTATTAGAAAGCAAAATATTTTATTAGAGAGGTATCAGTATGGTTACAATAATTGATACAAAAGAAAGCCAATTATATATAGATGACACTGGAATGTTAAAACAGGGATTTTCAGATTTTAGTGGAAAGAGAAATATCTCGAATAAAAAATACAATAAGAAGTATCTCCTATACACAGACCACGGCGAATCAGTCGCTCGGGCCCATCATTATGAATCGATGGAAGTCATTCAGGTGGTACCTTTTAAAAATGACAGTCAAATTATATTTTACTCTGATTCATTAGGAAGGGTGTCTTTTGTACTCTCCAAGGTTGACCCGTCTATATCTCCTTTTGAGATAGCTGATAAGGTAGAAAAAAAGCCAATGACGAAAACGAAGGCGTTTATGTTTTTTTCCTTTGTATTATTTATTGGTATCTTAAGATTTAGAAATAATGATAGTGTCAACCCGCCTGAGATATCTGTAGGGGTTAAAAAAACGAACAATTATAACATAAGGTTTTTATTCCCCCGTAAGATTAGAAACAAATTTTCTATGAACACAAACAAGCTAGCATTATTCATACACTCTTATTATGCTATTGTTCCGTTGCGTGATATATATAGGCATTACTTAAATACAAGTGATATTAACGTACCTATATTTGTGAAGGTGCTGAATAAAAGTAGTTATTATTTTTATAATTTCCAAGCAGAGACGAAAAGTAAATTCAATCGAAAAAACTATCTTTATAACACTAAATCTACAAGAGTGAAAGGTTCAGACAATGAAATGTATTTGAGAAAATCAATTACTGGGCAATTTGTCATTGTCGTTACAAGTAGGTTAAGTAATGTGATTGTCTTTAAAGAATGGGTAGCGTATCTCTCTACTCTGCTTGTCAGAAAAAAA comes from the Bacillus spongiae genome and includes:
- a CDS encoding class I SAM-dependent methyltransferase, with the protein product MEFRGASVYDETDFFSNYMKRRARQDSPNNAIEGPLIYELIGDVQHQSILDLGCGDAAFGKDLLRQGASDYTGVEGSEQMVKSANLHLSGENGTIHHHSMESFPYPSNKFDLVTSRFAIHYVSDIYSLFRDVYKTLKEDGKFVFSVQHPLTTSSFISKQAGEKRGNWVVDDYFLEGERKEPWIEQIVVKYHRTIEQYFQTLSKSGFSIVDLREGKPKREHFSNEEEFVRRQRIPLVLVFSCVK